gttagattgcaagctctttaagTGCAGGGGCCATGTATTCTTATtcaatcatactttcccaagtgcttactacagggcttagCATCCTGTAGatattcaatgaatactactggttGAAAACACATAATGTAGTCTAATTTGAAAACACACACAAGCCTACACAGATGCCCATCTGTGGTGGGCCCGGAACACAGATAGAActttttggggcagggaaaaATGAGATCTTATTCAAAATAACTATTCCTGATGAGACTGCCACCAGACCCGGGTTTGTCCATTTCTGTTTTTTCAGCCCTCGCAATGGAAAGGGAGTACGAACAGAAAAGATTAAAGGAAATTGAACTGCGAAATAAAATGGCAGAACAGATACAGTCGCTTCTAAAAGGCAAGAGAGGCGGTTTGAGAAAACCTCTTCCCCCTGTATCGTGGCCAGGTCCTTGGGGTCCTAGAGTGACCCAAACCCAGCGTAGACTACGCCTAACCTTCAGATCAGCACAATTGATGACCGATGAAGGGATGACCAATGAAGGGATGACCAGCCTCTTTACCTGAGATCTGCTCTGGGCCTTTTCTCTCATGGACCATCAGCTGCACCTTCTTAGGGACTGACGTCTGAGTTCCTAAGCAATAAAAATTCAGCAGAGATATTTTGTTAGCACTGCTTTTGATTCCTTTACCACTGCTTTTTACATACAGCCTTTCTTCCCCGCCTGGGTGGAAAAGAAATTGACATTGAAATCGGAGAAGTACTTTAGAAAGAAATTTGAGATTTTGAGTTTTGTATCAGGGTCAACCCCTCCCTCGTCAGCCAAAGACGTACTGTGGGGAGGTGAGAACGCAGACCTAGAAGATGGAAATAGTCTAAGAGACCAAATGTGATGCAGGATCTTCTTTAGCTGATTGGGCAGCCAGGAGCTGCTGGCCTGGACCCAGCCATTTAGGAGTCCCCTGTTGGCAGTGGCCGTTTTCCCTTCCCTGCCACTTCCAAGCAacagtcctaatctcagctccattatTTCCTCCTGTTTCCCCAATCCCAGAAACGTAGATCTCCCTGTTCTGATTCTGCCCTGAgttcaaagaatcaatcagtcagtcatatttattgaggacttactatgtgcagagaactatactaactgcttgagagagtacaatacaacagaattaccagacaagttcccttcccataacaagcttagagtctagagagaagcCTTCACCCCTcttcttcatggtatttaagagctttctatatgccaggcactgtactaagcactggggtagatttaagctaaacaggttggacacagtccatgtcccacacggagctcacaatcttaacccccattctacaaatgaggtaattgaggcccagagaagtttaataaaTTGCCAATTGTCccttagcagacaaatggcagagctgggattagaacccaggtccttctgactcccaggcctgtgctctatcccctcggccactaagtcacgctgctccctCCTTGAATTCCCACTCTACAGAATGGATACTGAATATccaatctacagatgaggaaattgagggacagaaagggaatgtgtctaccaactctgttatattatactttctcaaacacctagtatagtactctgcacaaagtaagtacacTGTTttattctcttaagcacttagaacagtgttctgcatgcagcgagcactcaataaaaaccactgactgactgattaaggaACCAGCCACCTTCAGCAAGAGCTTGTAAAAGAGCTCCAAGAGTTGGTCAGTTGTAAACCTCGGTTGGAGAGGATAACAAAACCAGGTAATAAGAAAGTAGAAAAGgaccagaaaaaaaagaaatgataatTTTttggaaaaaccattcagtccataacttcccactcctcaagaacctccagtggttgcccatccacctctgcatcaaatagaaactccttaccatcgactttaaggcactcaatcagtccttctgctccttccttaccttgctgatGTCCTACAACAAGGGattagacagagcatgggtctgggagtcaggaggacctgggttctaatcctggctccactacctgtctgccgcatgaccttgggcaagccgcttaacctctctgggcctcagttacagcgtctataaaatgggaattaagattgtgagccccacatgggacagtggctgagtccaacctgattaccttgtattcattcactcaatcgtatttattgagcgattactgtgtgcagagcactgtacaaagtgcttgggaaagtacaatacaacaataaacagtgacattccctacccacaacgagctcacaatctagagtgggggtcGGCAGGAatcgatacagataaataaaattacaggtatgtacataagtgctttggggctaggaggggggaagagcaaagggataaataaaattacatataggtACCTAagtgattctaccccagtgtatagaacagtgcctggtatatagtaagcgcttaatgaataccataaaaaacaaactaaaaataaCAAttcacactctctgctcctctaagaCCAActgattctctgtacctcattcttgtgtatctcgccatcgaccccttgcccatattcacATCAGACAGTCCACCTTCGAAatgcctcctaaaatcacatctcctccaagaggccttccctaaccctgccctcatttcccctatcttttcTCTTTGCATCGACTCTGAACTTAGatgtgaaccctttaagcactttgatactttgatattcaccccagacttacagcaca
The window above is part of the Ornithorhynchus anatinus isolate Pmale09 chromosome 12, mOrnAna1.pri.v4, whole genome shotgun sequence genome. Proteins encoded here:
- the C12H4orf36 gene encoding uncharacterized protein C4orf36 homolog produces the protein MAYGLPRKNTVKWILRRSCYTVQEPWELAALTRILFENLLKIKVPLFDDIKHASLSKLKPVKTVKHEQPPSAQTLAMEREYEQKRLKEIELRNKMAEQIQSLLKGKRGGLRKPLPPVSWPGPWGPRVTQTQRRLRLTFRSAQLMTDEGMTNEGMTSLFT